A part of Olleya sp. Bg11-27 genomic DNA contains:
- a CDS encoding saccharopine dehydrogenase family protein, producing the protein MRKILVIGSGKSTSYLIKYLLDKSTTENLQITVGDLNIESAKKMIGTHANASAITLDVFDANSRETAVKNADIVISMLPARFHIEVAKDCVTFGKSMVTASYVSDEMQALDQAAKDKGLVFMNEIGVDPGLDHMSAMQVIDGIREKGGKIILFESFTGGLVAPESDNNLWNYKFTWNPRNVVTAGQGGAAKFLQENTYKYIPYNRLFRRTEFLDVDGFGRFEAYANRDSLKYQSVYDLNNVKTLYRGTMRRVGFSRAWQVFVALGMTDDSYTIDDSKNMSYRDFVNAFLPYSPTDSVELKFRHALKIDQDDIIWDKFLELDIFSKTKMVALDKATPAQILQKILLDSWTLDPEDKDMIVMYHKFGYELNGKQYQIDATMVTLGEDQTYTAMAKTVGLPVAMATLAILNGKITTPGVQIPISKEVYTPILKELEDYGITFKETEVPYLGYNPLNV; encoded by the coding sequence TTTAAACATAGAAAGTGCTAAAAAAATGATTGGCACTCATGCCAACGCTTCAGCAATCACTTTAGATGTCTTTGATGCCAATTCTAGAGAAACAGCAGTTAAAAACGCCGATATCGTTATCTCTATGTTACCGGCACGTTTCCATATAGAAGTTGCAAAAGACTGTGTTACTTTTGGAAAAAGCATGGTTACCGCGTCTTATGTTAGTGACGAGATGCAAGCACTTGACCAAGCTGCAAAAGATAAAGGCTTAGTCTTTATGAATGAGATTGGTGTTGATCCAGGATTGGACCACATGAGTGCTATGCAAGTTATTGATGGCATACGCGAAAAAGGTGGTAAAATAATCCTGTTCGAATCCTTTACAGGAGGTCTAGTAGCACCAGAAAGCGACAACAACTTATGGAATTATAAATTTACGTGGAATCCTAGAAACGTAGTTACTGCAGGACAAGGTGGTGCTGCTAAATTTCTTCAAGAAAACACATACAAATACATCCCTTACAACCGTTTATTTAGACGTACCGAGTTTTTAGACGTCGATGGTTTTGGACGTTTTGAAGCCTACGCCAACCGTGACTCTTTAAAATACCAAAGTGTTTACGATCTAAATAATGTCAAAACATTATACAGAGGAACCATGCGTCGTGTTGGTTTTTCTAGAGCATGGCAAGTTTTTGTAGCCTTAGGGATGACCGATGACAGTTACACCATAGATGATAGCAAAAACATGAGCTACCGTGATTTTGTAAATGCCTTTTTACCATACAGCCCAACGGACTCTGTAGAGCTTAAATTTAGACACGCTTTAAAAATAGATCAAGATGACATTATTTGGGACAAGTTTTTAGAATTAGATATTTTTAGTAAAACAAAAATGGTCGCATTAGACAAAGCAACACCTGCTCAAATTTTACAAAAAATACTATTGGACAGTTGGACCTTAGACCCTGAAGATAAAGACATGATTGTAATGTACCATAAGTTTGGATATGAGTTAAATGGCAAACAATATCAAATTGATGCTACTATGGTTACCCTTGGAGAAGACCAAACGTATACCGCAATGGCAAAAACCGTTGGGCTACCTGTAGCCATGGCTACTTTAGCCATATTAAACGGTAAGATTACAACACCAGGTGTACAAATTCCGATTTCAAAAGAAGTATATACACCAATATTAAAAGAACTTGAAGACTACGGCATTACATTTAAAGAAACCGAAGTCCCTTATTTAGGCTACAACCCTTTAAATGTTTAA